Below is a window of Thermoplasmata archaeon DNA.
AAATCCGGCGCAAGGCCTCCTCAGGCACAGTGAGGCTCGCAAGTGGCTCCCCAGAGAGGCGGCTCCCCGGCCTTGACGAAATCTGTATATGCCCGGCCCGGCTTGCCGGCGGCTTCCCAGCCGACATTTTCGGGGGAATCGACACCGATGTCTCAATAGGTCTGAAGGGATGCAGGAATCCCCTCAACCTCCAAACACCGGTCTTTATTCCGGGAGCCCCTTTCGGGGAGGTCGGGAAGGGCGTACGCCTAGCATTGGCCTACGGTGCCTCCCTCGCTGGCACGGCGTTCGGGACCGGCGAGGGCGGTTTTCTTCCCGAGGAAGGAGCAATATGCCGGGAGTTCCACGGGCGGTCAATGGTTACGTGGGGCCCGGGGCGCTACGGTGTCTCACCCGAGTCCCTGAGGGCCGGCGACGCCGTCGTCGTCGAGCTCTGCGGCACGGGAAGGGGCTCGACCACCGGACTCCTTAGGATGGAGAGAAGCATACCGGCCCACGCGGCTCTTTACGGTGTTCCGGAGGGATTGGATTTAGTTCTGCCGCCCCACCCCCTCGACCTAGAGTACATGGAGGACCTCAGGCTCCACATCGAGCTGATGAGAGAGCTCACGGAGCACCGCGTGCCCGTGATAGTCAGAATGGGCGCGGCGAGGGTCTACGAGGAGGTCAAACTCGCGGTCGAAGCGGGTGCGGACGCGGTCTGGCTGGACGCCCTGGAGTCTCCCCTGCACGGAGCGCCTGTCGTGGTCGCTGAGGAAGTCGGTATCCCTCTTGTCGCGATATTCGCCCCGGCGAGGAGAGCGCTAGAGGAGACGGGGGCGAAGGAGAGGGGAGTGAAACTGCTGGTCTCTGGCGGAATGACCGACGGCGCGGAAGTCTTCAAGGCCCTCGCGCTTGGCGCGGACGCGGTCGGGGTGCCCGAGGGCGCCATGATTGCGATTCGATTGGAGGAGGGCGGTGGTGGAGCTCACCTAGGCACAGCCGCCCCAGGGCCGGCTCCGGAGCTGGACTGGAGGCTCGCGGGCAGGAGCTTGGCGAACTATCTCCAGGCCCTCACGGACGAGGTCAGGGTGCTGACCGCCGCCACGGGCCACACATCGACCGCCGCGCTCGGCCCCGAGGACCTCAGGGCCCTGACCTACAATGCCGCGGCCCTGACGGGGCTGAAGCTCGCGGGCTACGACCGTCAGCTCCCGATGTGGATGCACTGAGCGCCCGTGCCCTGACCAGTCCCTCCCATTATTGCTCCCGACGCTGCGGGACAGGTTGCCGACCCGAGGCCCGGGCGGACCCCAGTGCAGCCGTTGTTGAGGAGCCAACAATACCAAAATATATAAATTTCGCAACTATACCTTTGAAATCAGGGAGAGAGAATGGGCGAGACCGGTCAGCAGGGGGCGAAGCAGCCGCGAAATGCCCAGGCGGTCCAGGAAGAGAGTCGGAGCGCGCTCACGGTCCCCGGGAAGCGGATGGCGATTGGCGGGCTTATGAAGAAGAAGATGTTTCTGTTCGGAATCGTTGTTGCGGTCGTGGTGGTCGTGGTGGCGGCCGCAGCCCTCGGCGGTGGGGGAGGTTCCATCGGGCCATCCAAGCCCGCGCCGCCGGCCCACTTCAAGCTCGAGTCGAAAACGGGGCAGACAATTAATATACAAGGGGAGCTCGTTCCCGAAGGCCAGACGGTCGAGTACGCGATCGACTTTGGCGGGGGCAACTCGACCAACGTGACCAACATCTATGAGGTCACGGTCAGGTGCACCTGGACCGACGACATGTCCGAGTCGAGACCGGACACGATGACCTTCACCCTCTCCTCTCCAGACGGACAGAACGTCACCCAGAAGACGGAGGGCATGAAGGGCCAGGCAACACTGACGATAAAGGTGAGCAATATAACTGATAGCAAAATCGAGGACAACAGTCGGGGCTGGACGCTGCGGGTGACGTGCGAGAACGCGGGCGATGACCCAATCGGCCCCATCGGATTCTTTGTGTGGGTGGACCCGGGCAACGACTGGTCAGCCACCGTGGATTACAAATACTATGGAAAGGCCGGGTAGACACAACCTCGGGCCTGGCCTTTTTCGCCACCTTCACTGTCACTATAAGCCACAGAAGAACAACCCATCTCTCCGACTGCGAAGCGCCTGCGCGGGCTCGCGCCCCAGGCCCATCCTGCTCCCCGTGCTAGATTCGCCTCTCCGGGCTGGCCTCTCCGACTCCCCCGAGCTCTCCGGCCTGCCCCTGGCCCGCATTTGCGTTGAGCGGACTGCGCCGGCCATCAAGGCAGTATTCCCTGTCGCACTCCCTGCCAACCTTTTTGCTTGTGTAGTAGTAAGGGAAGCCCATCAGGTACCTCATCGGGGCGCCTATCTTGCTCCCGT
It encodes the following:
- a CDS encoding glutamate synthase-related protein; protein product: MEWWNGGDRLKHEEIRRKASSGTVRLASGSPERRLPGLDEICICPARLAGGFPADIFGGIDTDVSIGLKGCRNPLNLQTPVFIPGAPFGEVGKGVRLALAYGASLAGTAFGTGEGGFLPEEGAICREFHGRSMVTWGPGRYGVSPESLRAGDAVVVELCGTGRGSTTGLLRMERSIPAHAALYGVPEGLDLVLPPHPLDLEYMEDLRLHIELMRELTEHRVPVIVRMGAARVYEEVKLAVEAGADAVWLDALESPLHGAPVVVAEEVGIPLVAIFAPARRALEETGAKERGVKLLVSGGMTDGAEVFKALALGADAVGVPEGAMIAIRLEEGGGGAHLGTAAPGPAPELDWRLAGRSLANYLQALTDEVRVLTAATGHTSTAALGPEDLRALTYNAAALTGLKLAGYDRQLPMWMH